In one window of Gossypium arboreum isolate Shixiya-1 chromosome 4, ASM2569848v2, whole genome shotgun sequence DNA:
- the LOC108459472 gene encoding protein trichome birefringence-like 35, which translates to MALPLTVSMSNKWSRKKRHFPLLAGLLLVFLACSVIYIEFSIQQIHQSPDHVLHSQRQTSSFTYVKPNLPKGASEVLDGSSSCNSTRNYSGKKIRWVGTDAESNQRRSISQENSCDVFSGKWVFDNQSYPLYEESDCPYMSDQLACHKHGRSDLQYQHRRWQPHNCNLKRWDATEMWEKLRGKRLMFVGDSLNRGQWISMVCLLQSVIPANKRSMTPNAQLTIFRAEEYNATVEFLWAPLLVESNSDDPVNHRLSERIIRPDSVLKHSAQWEHADILVFNSYLWWRQGPVKLQWSGEEIGACEELDGLGAMELAMGAWADWVASKVIPLKKHVFFVTMSPTHFWKEEWEAGSKGNCYNETRPIDREGHWGSGSDLATMRMVDKMVSGLGSKVTVINITQLSEYRKDGHPSIYRKFWETLSPRQLGNPASYSDCIHWCLPGVPDVWNELLFHFL; encoded by the exons ATGGCTCTGCCACTCACCGTCTCCATGTCGAATAAATGGAGCAGAAAGAAACGCCACTTCCCTTTACTCGCAGGTCTTCTCCTGGTTTTCTTAGCTTGTTCGGTTATCTACATTGAATTCAGCATTCAACAAATCCATCAAAGCCCGGATCATGTTCTTCACAGTCAACGACAAACTTCATCATTTACTTATGTAAAACCAAATCTTCCCAAAGGAGCTTCAG AGGTTTTGGATGGATCCAGTAGTTGCAACTCTACTAGGAACTACAGTGGGAAGAAAATCCGGTGGGTCGGCACGGATGCGGAATCGAATCAGCGGAGGAGCATAAGCCAAGAGAACAGCTGTGATGTGTTCTCCGGCAAGTGGGTGTTTGATAACCAATCGTACCCGCTTTACGAAGAGTCCGACTGTCCTTACATGTCGGACCAGTTGGCATGTCATAAGCATGGGAGGTCCGATTTGCAGTATCAGCACCGGAGATGGCAGCCTCATAACTGCAATTTGAAGAG ATGGGATGCGACTGAAATGTGGGAGAAGTTGAGAGGGAAGAGGCTAATGTTTGTGGGAGATTCTCTGAATAGAGGTCAATGGATATCAATGGTGTGTTTGTTGCAATCAGTGATCCCAGCAAATAAGAGATCCATGACTCCTAATGCTCAGCTTACCATTTTCAGAGCAGAG GAATACAATGCCACCGTGGAATTTCTCTGGGCTCCGCTTCTGGTTGAGTCCAATTCTGATGACCCGGTGAATCACAGGCTGTCTGAACGAATTATCCGTCCGGATTCAGTACTCAAGCATTCAGCACAGTGGGAGCATGCGGATATACTAGTTTTTAACTCGTACTTATGGTGGAGACAGGGCCCAGTTAAGCTGCA ATGGAGTGGTGAGGAAATTGGAGCCTGCGAGGAGCTCGATGGGTTAGGAGCAATGGAACTCGCCATGGGAGCTTGGGCAGACTGGGTAGCATCAAAAGTCATTCCCCTGAAGAAACATGTCTTTTTCGTTACAATGTCGCCAACACATTTCTG GAAAGAAGAGTGGGAAGCTGGAAGTAAAGGAAACTGCTATAATGAAACGAGACCTATCGATCGGGAAGGCCACTGGGGAAGTGGTTCGGACTTGGCTACCATGCGCATGGTGGATAAAATGGTTTCTGGTTTGGGTTCGAAGGTAACAGTTATCAATATAACACAACTCTCAGAATACAGAAAAGATGGGCACCCTTCCATCTATAGAAAGTTTTGGGAGACACTGAGCCCCCGGCAGTTGGGGAACCCTGCAAGCTACTCTGACTGCATACACTGGTGCTTACCAGGTGTGCCTGATGTGTGGAATGAATTACTGTTCcattttttgtaa
- the LOC108458651 gene encoding BES1/BZR1 homolog protein 1-like — protein sequence MAGEKENKNTSTLRGCIKKSKGPWVVHRTTKEGGRVTRYRFPTEDERLKNKQRERKRRAVAHKIFAGLKEHGNYNLPKRADSNDLLKAVCEEAGWHVEADGTIYRKKSRTTMAVSMVHSSCQFVEDIGQSRDEDYCICNDDGNVAAPTGTLLSLGLGRSHECHDINLMLSLSISSSFT from the exons ATGGCTGGTGAGAAGGAGAACAAGAACACTAGTACCTTAAGGGGCTGCATCAAGAAGAGCAAAGGGCCATGGGTTGTTCACAGAACCACCAAAGAGGGTGGCAGAGTCACCAGGTATCGGTTCCCCACCGAGGACGAGCGCCTGAAGAACAAGCAAAGGGAGCGCAAGCGTCGAGCCGTAGCTCACAAAATATTTGCAGGGCTGAAGGAGCATGGTAACTACAACCTTCCAAAGCGTGCTGATAGCAATGATCTGTTGAAAGCTGTTTGTGAAGAGGCTGGTTGGCATGTGGAGGCCGATGGAACCATTTACAGAAAG AAATCAAGGACAACAATGGCGGTCTCTATGGTTCACTCTAGCTGCCAATTTGTTGAGGATATTGGTCAATCAAGAGATGAAGATTACTGCATATGCAATGATGATGGAAATGTTGCAGCACCGACTGGAACCCTCTTATCACTAGGGTTGGGGCGTTCCCATGAATGCCATGATATTAACTTGATGCTTTCACTCTCCATTTCCAGTTCCTTCACCTAG